The Candidatus Eisenbacteria bacterium genome has a window encoding:
- a CDS encoding PilN domain-containing protein → MRRPDFLDGLGIYVGASDVTLAYVSKRLFRVQLRQMRSVSLPGSDRPAERRQALTAAVREFAGADEIDSTHTVLCVPRADAAVTRVVLPAAAQENLAQVLEYEMENLIPLPRNEVAFDYSVRPLGEERIEVLLVCLPREIIRGYLEALEDAEVRPRGIVLPSAAIADYVAFCRGDGPNAMGFVVGTPDATELALVADGRLLSSQLVPSARLVEPGALDRSLARQMADELVDPERVALFHWQLGNGGTPPVPPVGEGDLPGLARGRLTAPEAFFEAAAPSAVPAVGAALAAVREGLLRVNLLPVENREAFDEGPSVATWALLAASVLLLVVWGVSAIVKDVMLRGQLQARLEEIAPDVREVRTVQNEIDELQKQVEILATGQDGRVTTLLKELTELIPTDAYLTSFNLRGNRLTLDGQARSASDLITAMEKSKRFKSVSFSSPTTRQGDKERFSIAAEVVK, encoded by the coding sequence GTGAGACGTCCGGACTTCCTGGACGGGCTCGGAATCTACGTCGGCGCCTCCGACGTGACGCTCGCCTACGTCTCGAAACGGCTCTTCCGCGTGCAGCTCCGGCAGATGCGGTCGGTGTCGCTTCCGGGCAGCGATCGTCCCGCCGAGCGCCGCCAGGCGCTCACGGCCGCGGTGCGCGAGTTCGCGGGCGCCGACGAGATCGATTCCACGCACACGGTGCTGTGCGTGCCGCGCGCCGACGCCGCCGTGACGCGCGTCGTGCTGCCGGCGGCAGCCCAGGAGAATCTCGCCCAGGTCCTCGAGTACGAGATGGAGAACCTGATCCCGTTGCCGCGCAACGAGGTCGCGTTCGACTACTCGGTGCGGCCGCTGGGCGAGGAGCGCATCGAGGTGCTGCTCGTCTGCCTCCCGCGCGAGATCATCCGGGGCTACCTGGAGGCGCTCGAGGACGCCGAGGTCCGCCCGCGCGGCATCGTCCTGCCCTCGGCCGCGATCGCCGACTACGTCGCGTTCTGCCGCGGCGACGGTCCGAACGCCATGGGCTTCGTCGTCGGCACGCCCGACGCGACCGAGCTGGCCCTGGTCGCGGATGGACGGCTGCTCTCGAGCCAGCTCGTTCCGAGCGCGCGGCTCGTCGAGCCGGGCGCGCTCGATCGATCGCTCGCGCGCCAGATGGCGGACGAGCTGGTCGATCCCGAGCGCGTGGCGCTCTTCCACTGGCAGCTCGGCAACGGCGGGACGCCGCCGGTGCCGCCGGTGGGCGAGGGCGATCTTCCGGGTCTCGCCCGCGGGCGGCTCACGGCGCCGGAGGCGTTCTTCGAGGCTGCGGCCCCGAGCGCGGTGCCGGCGGTCGGGGCGGCCCTGGCCGCCGTCCGCGAAGGCCTGCTGCGCGTCAATCTGCTCCCGGTCGAGAACCGCGAGGCGTTCGACGAAGGGCCGTCGGTCGCGACCTGGGCGCTGCTCGCGGCGAGTGTCCTCCTGCTCGTGGTGTGGGGCGTGAGCGCCATCGTGAAGGACGTGATGCTGCGCGGCCAGCTCCAGGCGCGCCTGGAGGAGATCGCCCCCGACGTCCGCGAGGTGCGCACGGTACAGAACGAGATCGACGAGCTCCAGAAGCAGGTCGAGATCCTCGCGACGGGACAGGACGGGCGCGTCACGACCCTGCTGAAGGAGCTGACCGAGCTGATCCCGACCGACGCCTATCTCACCTCGTTCAACCTGCGCGGGAACCGCCTCACGCTCGACGGACAGGCGCGGTCCGCGTCGGACCTCATCACCGCGATGGAGAAGTCGAAGCGCTTCAAGAGCGTGTCGTTCAGCTCGCCCACCACGCGGCAGGGTGACAAGGAGCGCTTCTCGATCGCGGCCGAGGTGGTGAAGTGA
- the gspM gene encoding type II secretion system protein GspM has translation MNLVARARALWEAALRWYQSHSQRDQRIVLGVIVAAGLSLVYVAVVEPVLDYRKAVAQEIVDGQEELEHSMRFLAAKDTLRAEREELRKRLTQAKTRLLPGGTGTLGAAALQERANALATEKGITVQSTQVMKEEALDPYRKVSIRMTLSGELKPLAELISGLEYGQQLGIPFLEVSRRGAVAGAKGPRTISATLEVSGFVHGGGGKGDGAKGGDATSDADATAPGADAANDQPGADGQAPASTTTLASEPTTSTTLAPPTTTTTRPLPTTSTTLPHVVPPPIPTTLPLPVTTSTTIVVPIPVPTPPSTEVEVLPPPAAELGGGAGVVQEVPDGHPQGEMPAPDEGDGDDGQ, from the coding sequence GTGAACCTGGTCGCCCGAGCTCGGGCGCTCTGGGAGGCGGCGCTGCGGTGGTATCAGAGCCACTCCCAGCGCGACCAGCGGATCGTCCTCGGCGTCATCGTCGCGGCCGGCCTGTCGCTCGTGTACGTTGCCGTGGTGGAGCCGGTGCTCGACTACCGCAAGGCGGTGGCGCAGGAGATCGTCGACGGGCAGGAGGAGCTCGAGCACTCGATGCGGTTCCTCGCCGCGAAGGACACCCTGCGGGCCGAGCGCGAGGAGCTCCGCAAGCGTCTGACCCAGGCGAAGACCCGTCTCCTTCCCGGCGGCACGGGCACGCTCGGCGCGGCCGCGTTGCAGGAGCGTGCGAACGCCCTCGCGACCGAGAAGGGCATCACCGTGCAGAGCACACAGGTGATGAAGGAGGAGGCGCTCGACCCCTATCGCAAGGTGTCCATCCGGATGACCCTGTCGGGCGAGCTGAAGCCGCTCGCGGAGCTGATCTCCGGGCTCGAGTACGGGCAGCAGCTCGGCATCCCCTTCCTCGAAGTCAGCCGCCGCGGCGCGGTCGCGGGAGCCAAGGGCCCGCGCACGATCTCGGCCACCCTCGAGGTGAGTGGCTTCGTTCACGGTGGCGGGGGCAAGGGCGACGGCGCCAAGGGCGGCGACGCGACGTCCGACGCCGACGCCACTGCGCCCGGAGCCGACGCGGCGAACGATCAGCCTGGCGCAGACGGACAGGCGCCCGCGTCGACGACGACGCTCGCATCCGAGCCGACGACGTCGACGACGCTCGCACCGCCGACCACAACGACCACACGCCCGCTGCCGACGACGTCGACGACGCTGCCGCACGTGGTCCCGCCACCGATTCCGACGACGTTGCCGCTGCCGGTGACGACCTCGACGACCATCGTCGTACCGATCCCCGTGCCGACGCCGCCGTCGACCGAGGTCGAGGTCCTGCCGCCGCCGGCAGCCGAGCTCGGCGGCGGTGCGGGCGTGGTGCAGGAGGTTCCCGACGGGCATCCCCAGGGGGAGATGCCCGCCCCCGACGAGGGGGACGGGGACGACGGGCAATGA